From the Planctomycetota bacterium genome, the window GCGGTCGTGGTATTCGTCCTTGAGCTTGTGGCGAATCGAGATGGCGGAGTAGCCGAGGCTCGGGCCGCCGTGGTGGGTTCGGTGGCAGCGGATGCCGAAGTCGTTTCGGACGCGGAACATCTGGCCGGGCCGCATCTCGACGAGGTCGTACGGCGTCTGCTGCCGCTCGATGCGACGCCACGCCAGCAGCATGTCATCGACCGGGTCGGCGATCTCGGCCGGCACGAGAATCGTCGGCGGCTTCAGGCCCTGGAAGTAGCGCTGGCTGATGAAGTAAGCCAAGCCCGCCAGGTGGTCCATGTGGGCGTGGCTGATGCAGAGGATGTCGCTGGTCAGTGCGAACTGCGGGGTTCGGCCGCAGTCGAAGCAGATGCCGAGCTCTGGCACTTGTACGACGGTCTCTTCGCCTGCGACGCTGTAGCCGACGACGGAATACGGGCCGAACTGCAGGCGTGCGAATTTCTGGCTGAGGAAGGAGCGTTCGGGCACGTCGGGCAGATTCGCCATCACCGCGGAACCTAGCCCGACGCCGCCGATGCCACAACTTGCGCGTTCCCGAGGCATCGTCAGGGCTCTATGTTTTGCGTATGGAATCCAGCAACGGCACGCCTTCTGCGGGCGACGACATCAAGGCCAAGGCCCAGGCCGTTGCGAGCCGGGCGGCGGACCAGGCGGGTGTCGTCGCGGCC encodes:
- a CDS encoding MBL fold metallo-hydrolase codes for the protein MANLPDVPERSFLSQKFARLQFGPYSVVGYSVAGEETVVQVPELGICFDCGRTPQFALTSDILCISHAHMDHLAGLAYFISQRYFQGLKPPTILVPAEIADPVDDMLLAWRRIERQQTPYDLVEMRPGQMFRVRNDFGIRCHRTHHGGPSLGYSAISIRHKLKDEYHDRTSDQIRKLKEEGVEIQYVKEVPIVTYLGDTGAGPVWKEPDVVEAQILLTECTFFEPDHKRTAKAGRHLHAMELANYLPRLNNEHVVLLHLSRRTGLGRAKRLLKDAVTDASLLDRVHFLMDLRDSAESGDAAAGPQGQHKDGSA